A portion of the Zymoseptoria tritici IPO323 chromosome 8, whole genome shotgun sequence genome contains these proteins:
- the PP2Aregb2 gene encoding protein phosphatase 2A regulatory beta sub-unit 2, with protein MKGFRQRVSQLSRAKDREGNKLAKKKDSTSGTASPHNGTTQSPAGSAHATPTSSTSNLVDPRNKPLPADAPNQSHPGAPVPGQSQANAQNPSLFAQHGAISAMPGQGQQGGPSTPGRQNNPLAPSVVISPSAPHVPPPGAAETMPHDLAPPKAGSKSLLFDRLQATPKDTVPEGIRTPKRQHSSRFDISDQRQRELEKLPGFHEVPPNRRQELFMQKLDQCNIIFDFNDASGDMKSKEIKRLALHELLDYVAQNRQVISEPMYPRVVEMFAKNLFRPIPPPMNPQGEAFDPEEDEPVLEVAWPHIQVVYEFFLRFIESQDFNTNYAKQYIDHGFVLQLLELFDSEDPRERDFLKTTLHRIYGKFLNLRSYIRRSINNVFFQFVYETERFNGIAELLEILGSIINGFALPLKEEHKLFLTRVLIPLHKVKSLSMYHPQLAYCIVQFLEKDAALTEEVVLGLLRYWPKVNSTKEVMFLNEVEDIFEVMDPAEFAKVQEPLFNQLAKSVASPHFQVAERALYFWNNEYFCNLVSDNVDVILPIMFAPLYENSKGHWNRTIHGMVYNAMKLFMEVNPQLFDECSHDYTEQQNNAEAVKANRQAKWDRLTQLAEQMKANGHSPAVRPPQGYGTGSKSPVREGEGDPISMERLRLQDDRRADRQTKRSHSSKSRHTDGSSSTSAAPSSAVSGSRSRSESGKSR; from the exons ATGAAGGGCTTCCGTCAGCGCGTG AGCCAGCTCTCGCGGGCGAAAGATCGAGAGGGTAACAAGctcgcgaagaagaaggactccaCCTCGGGCACGGCATCGCCTCATAACGGAACAACGCAATCACCTGCTGGCTCCGCGCATGCTACTCCGACCTCATCCACCAGCAATCTTGTCGACCCACGAAACAAGCCTCTGCCGGCCGATGCTCCGAACCAGTCTCATCCGGGCGCTCCGGTTCCTGGCCAGTCGCAGGCCAATGCTCAAAACCCGAGTCTGTTCGCGCAACATGGAGCAATCAGTGCAATGCCTGGACAAGGACAACAAGGTGGTCCATCCACTCCAGGCCGGCAGAACAACCCACTCGCTCCCAGTGTGGTGATCTCTCCGAGCGCTCCC CATGTCCCGCCTCCAGGCGCCGCCGAAACTATGCCACACGATCTCGCGCCACCAAAAGCTGGTTCAAAGAGCTTACTGTTCGATAGACTACAGGCCACCCCGAAAGACACGGTGCCCGAGGGAATTCGAACTCCGAAACGACAGCATTCGTCCCGCTTCGACATTTCAGATCAAAGACAGCGCGAACTGGAGAAGCTTCCTGGCTTTCATGAGGTGCCGCCGAACAGGAGACAGGAGCTGTTCATGCAAAAGCTGGATCAGTGCAACATTATATTCGATTTCAATGACGCGTCTGGGGACATGAAGAGCAAGGAGATCAAACGACTCGCATTGCATGAGCTGTTGGACTATGTCGCGCAGAATCGTCAAGTCATCTCGGAGCCAATGTACCCGCGCGTGGTCGAAATGTTCGCAAAGAACCTGTTCCGGCCCATCCCACCGCCCATGAATCCGCAGGGCGAGGCATTTGAtccggaagaggatgagccCGTTCTGGAGGTTGCTTGGCCGCACATACAAGTCGTGTACGAGTTCTTCTTGCGTTTCATCGAGAGCCAGGACTTCAACACGAATTACGCCAAACAGTACATTGACCACGGCTTTGTATTACAACTGCTTGAGCTGTTCGACTCCGAAGACCCCAGAGAAAGAGACTTCCTCAAGACCACGCTACACAGGATATACGGCAAATTCCTCAACTTGCGATCCTACATTCGCAGAAGCATCAACAACGTGTTCTTCCAATTCGTATACGAGACGGAGAGATTCAACGGGATTGCGGAGCTTCTGGAGATCCTGGGCTCAATCATCAACGGTTTCGCGCTGCCACTGAAGGAAGAACACAAGCTGTTCTTGACCAGAGTTCTCATCCCTCTGCACAAGGTGAAGAGTCTGAGCATGTACCACCCTCAGCTGGCATACTGCATCGTGCAGTTTCTTGAAAAGGACGCTGCCCTCACCGAAGAGGTCGTGCTCGGCCTCTTGCGCTATTGGCCGAAGGTGAACAGCACCAAGGAGGTCATGTTCTTGAACGAAGTGGAAGATATTTTCGAGGTCATGGATCCCGCAGAATTCGCCAAAGTCCAAGAGCCACTCTTCAACCAGCTTGCGAAAAGCGTCGCAAGCCCGCACTTTCAG GTCGCTGAGCGCGCACTGTACTTTTGGAATAACGAGTACTTCTGCAATCTTGTCAGCGATAACGTGGACGTGATCCTGCCCATCATGTTTGCGCCGCTGTACGAGAACTCGAAAGGACACTGGAATCG GACCATCCACGGCATGGTGTACAATGCGATGAAGCTTTTCATGGAAGTCAATCCACAGCTCTTCGACGAATGCTCGCACGATTACACGGAGCAGCAGAACAATGCCGAAGCGGTCAAGGCGAATCGACAGGCCAAATGGGACCGCCTGACTCAGCTCGCTGAACAGATGAAAGCGAATGGTCACTCACCAGCGGTACGACCTCCACAAGGGTACGGGACTGGCTCGAAGAGTCCCGTacgcgaaggcgaaggcgatcCCATATCCATGGAGCGGTTACGCTTACAGGACGACAGGAGAGCTGACAGGCAGACG AAGCGTTCGCACAGCAGCAAAAGTCGACATACCGACGGGTCCTCTTCCACGTCGGCAGCGCCGTCTTCGGCAGTCTCCGGCAGCAGATCGAGGAGCGAAAGCGGCAAGAGTCGATAG
- a CDS encoding phosphoribosylformylglycinamidine synthase → MQETEMAYRAFPGSSAFSEFRLKRIAAAIGAKELQSIWVHYVASHEELRADQISVLDQLLEYGSYPDPNNKLYGALLKAVIHGHLPEDARIQVFFVTPRAGSISPWSSKATSIAHVCGLEDVVKRVERGLVFVARFDEISKDGSIPSPDSLYDRMTESIGTQSPDLDAMFAQLPPAPLQRVQLLQNPAGPRAALEDANKTLGLALDGSEMDYLIDAYTNQLKRDPTDVELFMFAQVNSEHCRHKQFNANWTIDGKDKSRSLFSMIRNTHNLHPQHVISAYSDNAAVLQGNAGGHWAPDHSSGEWKQIKEDVHYLAKVETHNHPTAVSPYPGAATGSGGEIRDEGAVGRGSKPKSGLAGFSVSDLLIPGYEQPWELDIGKPAHLASSLDIMLEAPIGSAAFNNEFGRPCTTGYFRTLSMNVPVDENKTEVRGYHKPIMIAGGVGTVRPEHALKTKGLVSTGAHLIVLGGPAMLIGLGGGAASSIQSGEGSVDLDFASVQRGNAEVQRRAQEVINTCTSLGSESPIQLIHDVGAGGLSNALPELVEDAGFGARFELREIDNADPSLSPLQIWCCEAQERYVMAVAPDKLDVFTKIAKRERCGYSVVGQAVQEKRLVLMDRDSQDEPKPIDLPMGILFGKPPKMHRTVDSRKLRIPSFDSSLSKYLPDIAPGEVLNHPIDRVLALPAVGSKSFLITIADRTVGGLTVRDQMVGPWQTPVADVSVTATSLTPGITTGEAMAMGEKPTLALISPAASARMAVAESLLNIAAASIPNRLSKVRLSANWMAASGHPGEGAALYEAVEAIGMQLCPELGISIPVGKDSMSMKTKWEGKEVTAPLSLVISAFAPVNDLSSTWTPALRRPEDVGETLLMFVDLAGGKKAMGGSALAQCFSQVGDVAPDVHDVDDIKDFFHAVEQLHESDIVLAYHDRSDGGLFTTLAEMMFAGRCGLDVMLDRIVTSGRPKDLIETLFNEELGAVFQIRKKHENVFRGVFAPMKPITIATVPKAPRQDVAMYYGADCVYRASRKELQQKWAHTSWAMQKLRDNPDCADAEKKNIEDDQDPGLRFKLTFKPEENILPWSTTLTSQIRAKPRVAILREQGVNGQAEMAFAFSVAGFTPIDVHMTDILSGRFSLASCVGLAACGGFSYGDVLGAGQGWAKSVLLHENTKNEFKAFFERKDTFALGVCNGCQFLSRLTEIIPGAETWPTFERNASEQYEARVCMVEVANTPSQPPSVFLHGMEGSYLPIVTAHGEGRANFSATGQSSPQSLIDQGLVSMRYVDNYLKTTERFPYNPNGSPMGITAVRTPDGRVLAMMPHPERTILKDVASYIPREQAKEWGEYGPWTRMFKSARRWVG, encoded by the coding sequence ATGCAGGAGACTGAAATGGCATACCGAGCCTTCCCCGGTTCGTCTGCATTCTCCGAATTCCGTCTCAAACGAATCGCAGCCGCCATCGGAGCTAAGGAGTTGCAGTCGATATGGGTGCACTACGTTGCGTCTCATGAGGAACTTCGGGCAGATCAGATCTCCGTGCTGGACCAGCTACTTGAATATGGAAGCTATCCTGATCCGAACAACAAGCTGTACGGCGCTTTACTTAAGGCAGTAATCCACGGCCATTTGCCCGAAGACGCACGCATCCAAGTCTTCTTTGTCACGCCGCGAGCAGGCTCAATATCACCCTGGAGTTCCAAGGCTACTAGTATTGCACATGTCTGTGGACTCGAAGATGTGGTCAAGCGCGTTGAAAGAggtctcgtcttcgttgCGCGATTCGACGAGATCTCCAAGGATGGATCAATCCCGAGTCCGGACTCCCTCTACGATCGCATGACGGAAAGCATCGGCACGCAGTCGCCAGATCTGGATGCCATGTTCGCACAACTTCCGCCAGCCCCGTTGCAGAGAGTCCAGCTGCTGCAGAACCCTGCAGGACCGAGAGCCGCGCTTGAAGACGCGAACAAGACCCTTGGACTTGCTCTCGACGGATCTGAGATGGACTACTTGATCGATGCCTACACCAACCAGCTCAAACGTGATCCGACCGACGTCGAACTGTTCATGTTCGCGCAGGTCAACTCCGAGCACTGCAGACACAAGCAGTTCAACGCCAACTGGACGATCGATGGAAAGGACAAATCTCGTAGCTTGTTCTCCATGATTCGAAACACGCACAATTTGCACCCACAGCATGTCATATCGGCATACAGCGATAACGCGGCCGTTCTGCAGGGTAATGCGGGAGGCCACTGGGCGCCAGATCATTCTTCTGGCGAGTGGAAGCAGATCAAGGAGGATGTGCACTACCTGGCGAAAGTGGAGACTCACAACCACCCGACTGCGGTCTCACCATATCCTGGAGCCGCTACAGGATCAGGTGGTGAAATCAGAGATGAAGGCGCAGTCGGCAGAGGTTCAAAGCCAAAGTCCGGCCTCGCTGGCTTCAGCGTATCCGACCTGTTGATCCCGGGATACGAGCAGCCATGGGAATTGGATATTGGTAAGCCTGCTCATCTCGCGAGCAGTCTCGACATCATGCTCGAAGCTCCAATCGGAAGTGCAGCCTTCAACAACGAGTTCGGCAGACCATGCACGACCGGGTATTTCAGGACTCTTTCGATGAATGTGCCCGTGGACGAGAACAAGACTGAGGTAAGGGGATACCATAAGCCGATCATGATTGCTGGAGGTGTTGGTACTGTTCGACCGGAGCACGCACTGAAGACCAAGGGGCTTGTCAGTACTGGCGCTCACTTGATTGTTCTTGGAGGCCCGGCAATGCTCATTGGATTGGGTGGTGGCGCAGCGTCCAGTATTCAGTCCGGAGAAGGCAGCGTTGATCTTGACTTTGCCAGTGTCCAGCGTGGAAACGCCGAAGTGCAGAGACGAGCACAAGAGGTCATCAATACATGCACATCACTTGGATCAGAAAGTCCAATCCAGCTCATTCACGATGTGGGAGCTGGAGGTCTCTCCAATGCTCTTCCAGAGTTGGTCGAAGACGCAGGGTTTGGTGCGCGTTTTGAGCTGCGAGAAATCGACAATGCCGATCCGAGCTTGAGCCCACTTCAGATTTGGTGTTGTGAGGCCCAAGAACGGTACGTGATGGCTGTCGCGCCGGACAAGCTGGATGTGTTCACAAAGATCGCGAAGCGTGAACGTTGTGGCTACTCGGTTGTCGGTCAAGCTGTACAAGAAAAGCGCCTGGTATTGATGGACCGAGACTCTCAAGACGAGCCCAAGCCAATCGACCTTCCAATGGGCATTCTCTTTGGCAAGCCTCCCAAGATGCACCGAACGGTCGACTCGCGGAAGCTTCGCATCCCGAGCTTCGACAGCTCGCTCTCCAAATATTTACCGGACATTGCTCCTGGCGAGGTCCTCAACCATCCCATCGATCGTGTATTGGCGCTTCCAGCTGTGGGCTCAAAGTCGTTCCTCATCACGATTGCAGATCGCACTGTCGGCGGACTGACAGTCAGAGATCAGATGGTTGGCCCTTGGCAAACTCCCGTCGCTGATGTTTCGGTCACCGCAACGTCCCTTACTCCTGGCATCACCACGGGAGAAGCCATGGCTATGGGCGAGAAGCCTACGTTGGCTCTCATTTCGCCTGCTGCATCTGCACGGATGGCAGTGGCAGAGTCACTCCTTAACATTGCCGCTGCCAGTATCCCCAATAGACTCAGCAAAGTCCGACTCTCGGCGAATTGGATGGCTGCCAGTGGTCACCCTGGTGAGGGTGCTGCGCTGTACGAGGCTGTCGAAGCCATCGGCATGCAGCTTTGTCCCGAGCTGGGCATCTCAATCCCAGTTGGCAAAGACTCCATGTCAATGAAGACGAAGTGGGAGGGCAAAGAGGTCACTGCACCGTTATCACTCGTCATCTCTGCATTTGCGCCAGTCAACGACCTTAGCAGTACCTGGACCCCAGCACTCAGGAGACCTGAAGATGTGGGCGAGACTCTGCTCATGTTCGTTGACCTGGCTGGTGGCAAGAAGGCGATGGGCGGATCAGCGCTTGCACAGTGCTTCAGCCAAGTTGGTGATGTCGCTCCTGATGTTCATGATGTGGATGATATCAAGGACTTCTTCCATGCTGTGGAGCAACTCCACGAGTCCGACATCGTACTTGCTTACCACGACCGATCAGATGGTGGACTGTTCACGACCTTGGCGGAGATGATGTTTGCTGGACGCTGTGGTCTTGATGTGATGCTTGACCGGATTGTGACATCGGGCAGGCCGAAGGACCTGATCGAGACGTTGTTCAACGAAGAACTTGGCGCCGTCTTCCAGATCCGCAAGAAACATGAGAATGTCTTCCGTGGAGTCTTCGCGCCAATGAAGCCGATCACCATCGCCACTGTACCGAAGGCGCCTCGCCAAGACGTTGCCATGTACTATGGTGCAGATTGCGTCTACCGCGCTTCACGGAAAGAGTTGCAACAGAAATGGGCACATACATCTTGGGCCATGCAAAAGTTGAGAGACAATCCTGACTGCGCCGATGCTGAAAAGAAAAACATTGAAGACGACCAAGATCCGGGCTTACGGTTCAAGCTTACCTTCAAGCCCGAGGAGAACATTCTGCCATGGTCAACGACTCTCACATCCCAAATCAGAGCGAAGCCGAGAGTCGCGATTCTCCGTGAGCAAGGTGTCAACGGTCAAGCGGAAATGGCATTCGCGTTCTCCGTCGCAGGCTTTACTCCGATTGACGTTCACATGACTGACATCCTATCTGGACGCTTCTCGCTCGCTTCCTGCGTCGGTCTGGCCGCGTGCGGCGGGTTCAGCTACGGTGACGTGCTCGGAGCCGGTCAAGGCTGGGCAAAGAGTGTTCTGCTGCACGAGAACACGAAGAACGAGTTCAAAGCGTTCTTTGAACGCAAAGACACCTTTGCACTCGGAGTCTGCAACGGATGCCAATTCCTCTCTCGCCTCACGGAGATCATCCCTGGTGCTGAGACGTGGCCCACGTTTGAGCGCAACGCCAGCGAGCAATACGAAGCCCGCGTGTGCATGGTCGAAGTCGCCAACACACCCTCGCAGCCTCCAAGTGTGTTCCTCCACGGCATGGAAGGTAGCTACCTGCCCATCGTCACGGCCCACGGCGAAGGTCGCGCCAACTTCTCCGCTACGGGCCAGTCATCGCC